The uncultured Bacteroides sp. genome includes the window AGGCAGGTTCAATTGGCTATAGATTATCAGTTACCAATAATTATTCATTGTCGGGAAGCTTTTGATTATATATATAAGGTGTTGTTGAAGTATAAGGAACATCCTCTTAGTGGCATCTTTCATAGTTTTTCCGGGACGCCTGAAGAAGTTGATAAAGTAATGGCTTTTAAACATTTTATGTTTGGCATTAATGGTACTATTACTTTTAAAAAATCGACTTTTCCCGAGACACTCAGGCATATTCCTTTAGAGCGCATTGTGCTGGAGACGGATTCGCCTTATTTGGCGCCAGTTCCTAATCGTGGAAAAAGAAATGAAAGTGCTTTTTTAAGAGCAACCTTAGTTAAGGTAGCCGATATTTATCAGCTATCACCCGAAGAGGTTGCTTATCAAACATCACAGAATTCTTTAAAAGTGTTTGGAATGCTCAAATAATCTGGTGTAGATTTTAAAGTTTATTAATTTTGGGACTTTATTAGATATAAAAAAAATAATAATGCTACAGAAAAAGAAAAAAAAGGATACATTTGTAGCTGAAATAGCCAGCGACTGTCTTTTGAGGAGTATCCTCTATTTTTAATTAAGTCAGAAGGAGAGGTGCTCGAGTGGTTGAAGAGGCACGCCTGGAAAGCGTGTATACGCCAAAAGTGTATCGCGGGTTCGAATCCCGCTCTCTCCGCAAATTATGAGATATAGAGAATGAATGTAATAAATAAATAATTTAATTAATTAATTAATCTTAAAAATTAGACACACAATGAAAAAGTTATTTGCAATTGTTGCTGTGATGGGAGTCTTAACTTTTGGCTCAACTCAACTTGCTCAGGCTCAAGAAGATGCTCCTGCGGCGGAACAAACTGAACAAGCTAAGCCTGCTGCTGATCAGCCGGCTGCTGCCCAAAAAGCTTCTGCTACAACTGCTGATGGTGTAGAGCAAGGCGGCATTCACAAAGAAATTAAAGTTAAGTTTATTGAAGGTACGGCATCTTTCATGAGTTTAGTTGCTATTGCTTTAGTTATTGGTTTGGCTTTCTGTATTGAAAGAATAATCTATCTTAGTCTAGCTGAAGTTAATTCTAAAAAACTGATTGCTGCTGTTGAAGCTGCTTTGGAAAAAGGAGATGTTGAGGCTGCTAAGGATGTTTGTCGTAATACTAGAGGTCCTATTGCATCAATTTTCTATCAGGGATTGATGAGAGTTGATCAGGGCATTGATGTTGTAGAAAAATCGGTTGTTTCTTATGGTGGTGTTCAGGCGGGTTATTTGGAGAAAGGATGCTCATGGATAACTTTATTTATTGCTATGGCTCCTTCATTAGGATTCTTGGGAACTGTTATTGGTATGGTTCAGGCATTCGATAAAATCCAACAAGTAGGTGATATCTCTCCAACGGTTGTTGCCGGTGGTATGAAAGTGGCCTTGATCACTACTATTTTTGGACTTATCGTAGCATTGATTCTTCAGATTTTCTATAATTATGTTTTGTCTAAAATT containing:
- a CDS encoding TatD family hydrolase: MRIIDSHSHLFLEEFSCDLEQVIERARSAGISHIFMPNIDSTTIDDMLAVCSRYKGYCFPMIGLHPTSVNDSYGEEISIVIEKLKSANDFVAIGEVGMDLYWDKTYLNQQLAVFERQVQLAIDYQLPIIIHCREAFDYIYKVLLKYKEHPLSGIFHSFSGTPEEVDKVMAFKHFMFGINGTITFKKSTFPETLRHIPLERIVLETDSPYLAPVPNRGKRNESAFLRATLVKVADIYQLSPEEVAYQTSQNSLKVFGMLK
- a CDS encoding MotA/TolQ/ExbB proton channel family protein, yielding MKKLFAIVAVMGVLTFGSTQLAQAQEDAPAAEQTEQAKPAADQPAAAQKASATTADGVEQGGIHKEIKVKFIEGTASFMSLVAIALVIGLAFCIERIIYLSLAEVNSKKLIAAVEAALEKGDVEAAKDVCRNTRGPIASIFYQGLMRVDQGIDVVEKSVVSYGGVQAGYLEKGCSWITLFIAMAPSLGFLGTVIGMVQAFDKIQQVGDISPTVVAGGMKVALITTIFGLIVALILQIFYNYVLSKIEAITSDMEDSSITLLDLVIKYNLKYKK